Part of the Mycolicibacterium mengxianglii genome is shown below.
GACTTCGCCGTCGACGACGATGTTCAGGTATTCGCTGACGTGCGATATCTGCGGGTACGCAGCTGCCACATCGCGGTGCTGCTGTCCCACCGCGGCCGCTCCGTGCGCTACCCCCCATTTCGGGTAGTAGGAGGTGGCGTGGTCGGCAAAGAGTTCCTCGACGGGCACCCCGGAGTCGAGCCGCTGGAAGTAGTCGCGCACCAGCGCTGCGCGCTCGTAATCGGTCATGGGCGTGTATTGCTTTTGCGCCGGTGCGGGCAGCGTTTGCGCCACAGGCGGCAGACCATCGGTAATCCATGGGTATCGACCGGTGTCTGCGCCGGCATAGTCAGGGTCGAGGTAGATGTAAAGGCGTTCGATCTTGCCGTCGCGAATCTCCATTACGTCGCACCAGCGTCCTGCCCAGGTCTGGCCCCCGATCCAGGGTGTTCCGTCGCCGGCTACCCCGTCGCTGAGGCCTTCGACGAACACGAGGCTGTCGTCGAACGCGTAATTCAGGAACTCGCTGAAGTGGCTGATGGACCGGTAGAGCACGCCGACCTCTGACCACATCTGTTGAATTTCTTTGTGACCCCGTGCAATCCCCCATTTGGGGAAGTGGATCTCGGCGTGCTCGCCGAACAAGTCGATCATCTCGCGGCCGGCGTCGAGCCGACGGAAGTAGTCGATTGCCACTGCCCGACGAGCGTCGTGGTCTGTCGCCTGAGTGCCCATGCCCTCGTCTTTCGTTCGTCGCTTCATGCGCAGCCGGGTTCTTGATGGATACGCCCTGACGTGATGTTAGACACGTCACGAATGTGGAGTCAATCAGAAATCAGAAAACTTTTCCGCGTCCCGCAGGCGGTTGCGGAAAATATTTCTGCTAGATGGTTGACGCGTCGTCGGATGGGTCTGTAAGTTCGGTCTCGCTGAGTCGGATGATCTAGGTCACACCCTCGGCCGACGGAGAGCTCGGTCACGACGAACGAGTCGGATCCCTACCCCTTTCTGCGGCGCTGTGCCGCATTCACTTCATGGGAGATTCCATTGCGATGGCGTAAAGGTGCGTTGAACGCGTTGGGGGCGATGGTCTCGGCCATCGCAGTGGCGGGGTGCACCGTCACCCCCGCGGTGTCGGAGAACACCGAAGCCGCAGAGCCGCCCCGGGTGGGGGAGGTCGAGGACTTCACCGATATCCGGGAGTTGTGCGGTGACAAGGACGTAACTGTTGCCTACCTGGTGATCTCCGCGAACAACGCCGCCCGGACGATTCAGCGTGCCGAGTTCGATGACGAAGCCGGCAAGTGCCCCAACATCACGAAGACGCTCTACGTCGACTCCCAGAGCGATCCTCAGCGTATGCGGGCCAACATCGACAGCCTCGTCGCACAGGGTGTCGACATCATCATCGCCCAGGACCTCGGGCCGGCTGACCTCCCGGCGGTCCGGCGTGCAACTGCAGCCGGCGTCCAGGTCGTTCCCTTCATCTCCGATCCCGGCGGCGTGCCCGGTCGTGACTACACGGCCTTCGTCGCCGAGAACGTCGACGAGTTCGGCAAAACCCTCACCGACTGGGTGGCGGCTGCGCTCGGCGACAAGGGCTCGGTGATCGTCCTGGGCGGTCCGGCAGGCAACGCCTACAGCCATCAGGTCTACCTGGCGGTGCAGCAGGCACTGGCCGAGTACCCGGGTATGACGCTCCTCGGAGGCGACTACCTGGTCACCGACTGGGAAGTCGGCAAGACGCAACAGGCGGTCGCCGGTGCCTTGACCAAGTACCCGGAGATCAACGGTGTCATCGCGACCTACGGTGGCGGTTCGGTCGGCGGCATCCGCGCGTTCCTGGGTGCCGGACGGCCACTGCCGGTATGGGCCACCAGCGACGCCAACGAATTCTCCTGCCTCTGGGAGCAAATCGCGCCGTCGCAACCACAGTTCCAGATCGCCACCCAGTCGCTGCGGCCCTGGATGACGCGAGTGGCGCTCAGACACGGGTTGGCAGCCGCACAGGGCATTCCCGATATGGAACCGACCATCGTCAACCTCCCGTTCTTCGAAGACTCGATTGCCGGCGGCGAGCTTGCCCCGCAGTGCAATCCAGATCTCCCTCCTGATGCCAGTCTGTCGACCTTCCTCACCGAAGCCCAACTCAGCGAGCTATTCACCCGAGGCGCCTCATGACACCATCCGCCCCCGCGCTCACCATGCGCGCCATCACCCAGACGTTCCCCGGCGTCACCGCCCTCAACGATGTCGACTTCACAGTCTTGCCCGGTGAGATTCACGGACTGGTAGGCGAGAACGGTGCGGGGAAGTCGACGCTACTCGCTGTCTCCGCGGGCTCGCTCATTCCGGATGCAGGAACGGTCCAGATCGGCGGAAACACACTCAGGCAGGGAGATCCGAACTCAGCCCGATCGCTCGGTCTCCGAATCGTCCGTCAGCATCCTGCGTTGGTTCCGCACCTGTCGGTGGCAGAGAACCTGGCGCTCGGCGTCGACCCCGGCCGGCGGCTGATGGAATCCGATATCAACCCCTGGGCCCGAGATGCCATGTCCCGATGGGGAATGGACATCAACCCGGCCAGCACCCTGTCCGATATCCCGTTGCCGCAGCAATTCGTCATCGAAATCACGAAGGCGACGCTGACCCAACCTTGCGTGCTGCTTCTGGACGAGCCGACCGAGCACTTGGCCGCCAATGAGGTCGACAAGCTCTACGACCTGGTGGAGGATCTGCGAGCCCAAGGCACCGGAATCGTTTACATCTCCCACCGCATCCGGGAGGTGCAGCGCTTCTGCAGTCGTCTCACCGTCCTGCGCGACGGTCAGATCCAGGGAACGTTCAACACCGCCGATACCACCGAACGCGGCATCGTCCAACTGGCGCTGGGCCGATCGCTGAGCCAGACCTTCCCCGACAAGCCTGTGCTGGATGCCGACGCACCGTCGCTGCTGGTAGTTGAAAAGCTGTCCGGCAAAGGCTTTCACGACCTCGACCTGATGGTCAGAGCAGGCGAGATCCTAGGTCTGGCCGGAATTGAAGGCAGCGGTCAGCGCGACGCACTTCGCGCGATCGCCGGACTCGAGCGGGCGACCGGCCACGTGACCGTCGACGGTAGGCCGGTCAAACTCGGGTCGGTGAAGTCCTCCCGGCAACGTGGAACCAGTTTCATCCCGGAGGATCGTCACTCCGCAGGTCTCTTTCTTTCAGAGAGCGTCGCGGAGAACATCGCGGCAGGATCCGCCGACCGCTACACCAAGTTCGGATTCGTCGACACCTCGGCTGTGCGTGCTGTTGCCGCGGAGGCCGTCGCCAAGTACGACATCAAGACACCGAGCGTCGAGACGGTTGTCGGCACGCTGTCGGGCGGCAATCAACAGAAAGCCCTGATTGCTCGTTCTGCGATTGAGCAACCCAAGGTGCTGCTGGCCGACGAACCGACCCAGGGTGTCGACGCCGGTGCGCGGGTGCAGATCTTCAGCACCCTCCGAGATCTGTGCAACGACGGATCAGCTGCCGTGGTCGTGTCCTCCGATGCCGTCGAGTTGGCCGGCCTGTGCGATCGCGTCGTCGTCTTTTCTCGAGGGAATGCGATCGCAGAGTTGGCCGGCGAGGACCTTTCGGCACAGCGAATCACCGAGACGGCACTGACGTCGACCGCGATGCGGCGTTCCGGAGCGAAGTCCGGCCCGAACAGATTCCTCTCCGGAGCGATGAACCGCTGGTTGCCCGCTGGTGTCGTCGCCATCGCCGTGATCGTGCTCGGTCTCATCGCGGCCTCCGCCAACGATCGTTATGCCAGCGGCCTGAACATGACCAATCTGCTGACCCTGTTTGCGCCGCTGGCGTTCGTGGCGCTGGCGCAGATGGTGGTTATGGTCCTGGCCGGGATCGACTTGTCAGTGGGGCCGGTCATCGGACTGACCGTCGCTGTCATCTCCTTCACCGTGCCGGCCGGTGGAGGCCTCACCGGCGTCGCGGTTGCCCTCGCCACCGGCGTTGCAGTCGGCGTCGCGGCAGGACTGATCAACGGATTCTTCATCGCCAAGCTCGGCATATCACCGGTGATTGCAACTCTCGGCACCTACATGGCGGCACTGGGACTCGGCCAACTGATCAGACCCCGGCCGGAGGGGCCGATCCCCGACACTGTTCTGAACCTCATCCAGGCCAAGGTCGGCATCATTCCCGCGGCCGCGCTGTTCGCCGTGGCGCTCGCTGTGGCTCTGGAGTTTGCACTGCACCGGACGGGCTGGGGAGCCCGACTGCGTGCCACAGGCTCCAACCCCGACAACGCCCGATTGCTGGGAGTCAACATCTGGTGGTGTCGTATGGGCGGGTATCTCCTGGCCGGACTCTTCACCGGCATCGCGGGAGTGTTACTGGCCGCCCAGACAGGCATCGGTGACCCAGGCTCGGGGACCACCTTCACCTTCGCGAGTATCACCGCAGTCATTCTCGGTGGAGCCAGCATCTACGGCGGGAAGGGTTCGTTCGTGGGCGCGCTGCTAGGAGCCATCGGGGTCGCCCAGATCGGAAACGTCACCGCCTTCCTCAATCTCAGCTCCGCATGGCAGTACTGGCTTATGGGACTGCTGACCATCACCGCCGTCGGAATCTACTCGCAAGTGGGCAGGAGCCAACTGTGACAGGGCATCTCGTCGACGCCGAAGCAAGAACAACGAACCAGGAACTCAGACTATGAACTCGGTGAAACGCACTCCGTCTACGTTCTGGCACTCAGCGAGCCGATTGGGTCTCGTCTGGCCTGCGACTGGCGCGCTGTTCCTGATCAGTCCGTTGATCGCGGCGCGCAGTCTGGACGGACCCGCACTGATGACCATGCTGCCGCTTGCCGGGGTATTGGCGCTCATCGCCGTCGGCCAGGGCCTGGTGGTCCAGCAGCGGGGCATCGATCTGTCCATTCCGGGGATCATGTCTCTATCGGGCCTGGTCTTGACTCAGTTCGCAGCGCAGTACGGCATCGTCCTGGCGATCGTGCTCGCCATCGGTGCGGCGGCGCTTGGCGGGCTGGCCAACGGGTTGGTGGTCACCAAACTGCACATCACGCCCATCGTTGCCACCCTGGCCGTCAATGCCCTGCTCCTCGGTGCCGTCCAGTTCTATTCGGGCGGAATCGCTTCCAGTGCGCCGGCGAGCCTGACCGGGTTTGCCCTCAGCAACACCGTCGGGGTGCCCAACGTTTTTCTGCTGGCATTGGTGATCCTCATCGCCGTCGCAATTATGAACCGCCGGACCATGTTCGGTCGGCGACTCACCCAGGCCGGCAAGAGTCCAGCAGCGCTGAACCTGATCGGGGGCAACGTACCGGTGATCACGTGTGCTTCGTATGTGATCTCGGCCGTGTTCTACGGCGTCGCCGCCGTCCTCCTGACTGCTTACCTGCAGACCCCGGGGCTTGACCTGGGTGCCGATCAGCTGCTCCCGTCGGTCGCCGCGGTGGTGCTTGCCGGGAACGCGCTGACTGGTGGCGATCTGAAGGTGTGGTCGATCGCTGCAGCTGCGTTGTTCCTCACCCAGCTCGATCAGCTCGTTCTCAGCACCGGAGCCCCGAACTCGGTACAGCTGCTCATCCAGGCCGCGGTACTGCTGGTCGCGGTGTCGATGCCTCTGCTGCGCCGAATGAGCATCCACCGCGCGCAGCGTCGCGTTGACGCCGGCAGTGCAGGTGAGACCGCCCCACCCTTTACCGGAAGTCGACTGAAGGAGACCGC
Proteins encoded:
- a CDS encoding nuclear transport factor 2 family protein, which encodes MKRRTKDEGMGTQATDHDARRAVAIDYFRRLDAGREMIDLFGEHAEIHFPKWGIARGHKEIQQMWSEVGVLYRSISHFSEFLNYAFDDSLVFVEGLSDGVAGDGTPWIGGQTWAGRWCDVMEIRDGKIERLYIYLDPDYAGADTGRYPWITDGLPPVAQTLPAPAQKQYTPMTDYERAALVRDYFQRLDSGVPVEELFADHATSYYPKWGVAHGAAAVGQQHRDVAAAYPQISHVSEYLNIVVDGEVVAVEGLTVGTTVDGTSWRAGQNLSGRFCAIFEVRDYAIERCFTYLDPDLADADFARYPWLTSN
- a CDS encoding substrate-binding domain-containing protein, which produces MNALGAMVSAIAVAGCTVTPAVSENTEAAEPPRVGEVEDFTDIRELCGDKDVTVAYLVISANNAARTIQRAEFDDEAGKCPNITKTLYVDSQSDPQRMRANIDSLVAQGVDIIIAQDLGPADLPAVRRATAAGVQVVPFISDPGGVPGRDYTAFVAENVDEFGKTLTDWVAAALGDKGSVIVLGGPAGNAYSHQVYLAVQQALAEYPGMTLLGGDYLVTDWEVGKTQQAVAGALTKYPEINGVIATYGGGSVGGIRAFLGAGRPLPVWATSDANEFSCLWEQIAPSQPQFQIATQSLRPWMTRVALRHGLAAAQGIPDMEPTIVNLPFFEDSIAGGELAPQCNPDLPPDASLSTFLTEAQLSELFTRGAS
- a CDS encoding ATP-binding cassette domain-containing protein, giving the protein MTPSAPALTMRAITQTFPGVTALNDVDFTVLPGEIHGLVGENGAGKSTLLAVSAGSLIPDAGTVQIGGNTLRQGDPNSARSLGLRIVRQHPALVPHLSVAENLALGVDPGRRLMESDINPWARDAMSRWGMDINPASTLSDIPLPQQFVIEITKATLTQPCVLLLDEPTEHLAANEVDKLYDLVEDLRAQGTGIVYISHRIREVQRFCSRLTVLRDGQIQGTFNTADTTERGIVQLALGRSLSQTFPDKPVLDADAPSLLVVEKLSGKGFHDLDLMVRAGEILGLAGIEGSGQRDALRAIAGLERATGHVTVDGRPVKLGSVKSSRQRGTSFIPEDRHSAGLFLSESVAENIAAGSADRYTKFGFVDTSAVRAVAAEAVAKYDIKTPSVETVVGTLSGGNQQKALIARSAIEQPKVLLADEPTQGVDAGARVQIFSTLRDLCNDGSAAVVVSSDAVELAGLCDRVVVFSRGNAIAELAGEDLSAQRITETALTSTAMRRSGAKSGPNRFLSGAMNRWLPAGVVAIAVIVLGLIAASANDRYASGLNMTNLLTLFAPLAFVALAQMVVMVLAGIDLSVGPVIGLTVAVISFTVPAGGGLTGVAVALATGVAVGVAAGLINGFFIAKLGISPVIATLGTYMAALGLGQLIRPRPEGPIPDTVLNLIQAKVGIIPAAALFAVALAVALEFALHRTGWGARLRATGSNPDNARLLGVNIWWCRMGGYLLAGLFTGIAGVLLAAQTGIGDPGSGTTFTFASITAVILGGASIYGGKGSFVGALLGAIGVAQIGNVTAFLNLSSAWQYWLMGLLTITAVGIYSQVGRSQL
- a CDS encoding ABC transporter permease yields the protein MKRTPSTFWHSASRLGLVWPATGALFLISPLIAARSLDGPALMTMLPLAGVLALIAVGQGLVVQQRGIDLSIPGIMSLSGLVLTQFAAQYGIVLAIVLAIGAAALGGLANGLVVTKLHITPIVATLAVNALLLGAVQFYSGGIASSAPASLTGFALSNTVGVPNVFLLALVILIAVAIMNRRTMFGRRLTQAGKSPAALNLIGGNVPVITCASYVISAVFYGVAAVLLTAYLQTPGLDLGADQLLPSVAAVVLAGNALTGGDLKVWSIAAAALFLTQLDQLVLSTGAPNSVQLLIQAAVLLVAVSMPLLRRMSIHRAQRRVDAGSAGETAPPFTGSRLKETAV